The nucleotide sequence GAATACCATTCGAAGGCCATTCATCTCCTGTATTGTAGGTTCTGGTACCAGCTTGTTTAAGAAAGTAACCGGTACCCGGAAGTAAGTTCACAACAGTCTGATATCCGGCAACATATTTATAAACATAAGCTGAGTTGTCTCTGAAAGCCCACCATGTATCTATATTCTGATTCAGAGGATGTTTACCCGGAATTGAGACCATATTCCATCCGTTAGCTAAAGTGACAGAGAGTTGAAAAGTTGGAACCGGTTTTACATGAATTTGTCCGTCAATAGTTCCTCTGATTAAATTTTGTGAATTAGAATCAGATAATATTGCATTACTCAAATGAAGAGGAAAAATTCCTGTATCATTTCCGGCTACAAAATTCATTGTGACCACAGTGCCTGTATCTCCATAAAACGGCAGTAAGTTTTGTGTAAATGTAAACAACCGAAGTTTATTTGGTGCAAGAAGAGCTTCAAAAACAAGATGATCCTGCTTGCGGTTTGTCAGGACGGCGCTGTTCGGAACAAAAGTCAAACTGTCTGGGAAATCCAAATCCAATTGAAAATTAATGAATGGCTCATAGTTGTTCACATTAATTTTTAAGGTTACAGTATCACCAACAAACGCTTCAGCATTTTGAACGATCATATAATTAGGTGCAAACGAAGATGCAGAAACATTAATAAAAAATGGATCCTCATCCGGATCATTGCTTCTTACAGTAAAAACAGATGTGTGTTGTCCTTTGTGGATATTATGAAATTTTAGTTTGAATAACCTATTATCACCCGGTAAAAGAATTTGTGGAATCAAAGTTTCATTCCAAAAAAATATTTCTGATGAAGAAAATTCTGTAATGAATAATGTATCATTTCCTGTGTTACTCAATTGATAATCATAAGATAGAGTATCCAAAACAGATACTTCACCAAAGTCGATTGTCGTAAGACCGGAAATATCAGGAGAAATTATTTTCACAAATCCGGGATATACTCCGGTAAGTATATTCACTCCACTAGAATTAGAAACAACTACATTACTAAGTCCAACATTATAAGTTGCGCTGGTTCCATTCAGATTAAACAATATCCTAACAATCTCACCATCATTTCCTGAGAATGGTTGATTTGTAGGAGAGTAAGCAAATATTCTAAGAGTCCGCGGATTAATCTGATTTGCAATAATTATATGATTCGTTTTTCGAAACAACCATACTGAATCCTCCACAAATGATAGAACAGACGGAAGAATAATATCAAACTGGAATCCAACAAATTGATCGGTATTATTTATTGAATAGGAAATTGAAATAGGATAACCGGATCTACCGGAATCCGAAACCATGTGTAGTTCGTTAATTGCTAACCCGGATGGTGAAGAGATATTCTGTAAATCAATTTTATTGTTATTACTTTTCAAATCTTCTGAAGATTGTGAATTCTGTGTGTATGAAGTTTCATTCATCACAAACAAAGCCAATGACATGAATAGAACTACCCGGAATGAATTGCTCATAATGTAATTCCCAAAAAATTGAAATATGAGTTTTTGTTTAAATCCCTGAACAAACCTAATTAAATTATAAGTAAAGCTCAATAAGCTGAATCAATGATTTCTTATTAATTGCATCGACGAAATAATTTTAGATTATTATATCAATAAAAAATCCCACTCATAAATGATAAGTGGGATTTGAAGAAAACCTTTTCCAGTTCTTATTTTACAAGTACCATCTTTTTAACTGAAACAAATTTATCAGTTCTTAATTCATAAATATACATTCCCGTTGCAAAATCTTTTGCATTCCAATAGTAACTATGATAACCGGCTTGTAATGATGTATTAACCAACTCTGCTACTTTTTCACCTAATGCATTATAAATTGAAAGTTTTGCATTTGATACATCTTCAGGTAATGTAAACTCAATTACAGTTCCCGGGTTAAATGGATTCGGGTAATTCTGGAAAAGCGCATAATTCTCTGGCAAGTCAACCTGATTAGAGTAAATTATTTCTACCTGTATCTTTTCTAATTTTTCTCTGTTAACATCAACAACTACAATTTTTTCAATTGTGACATTTTCAGGTTTATCAAGAGTGAATGGCATTTCAGCCAGAAAGTGTTCACCTTGTTCGATATATTTTTCGCCCAGAGGATCATAAAGCAACGTTCGCAATATTTTATTTTCTTCAACATAGAAAAAGAAACCTCTGCCTAAATCAGTATTAATTATCATACTTCCGGGATTGCTTTCAACATTTGATAATTCCAATTGTACACCTCTGATGCCAATTGTTGAATTGATAGAAGATTCAATTCCTTTTTTACTGATATGCAAAGTTATTTTAGCGTCTTCATCGCCATTGTACTTTGAATAATTAGCTTTCGCAACCGGTCCTATCGGAGTTCCATCAGGATAATGACCTGTCAGAATAATATTCTGAATCAAAGATAGTTCCTGAACATTAACGATTCCATCAGGTTCGGGTACTGCATGACCGGGCAGCCAGGGTGCAATATCAGCTCTGAAAAATTCAGTTGCATTGAGTGAATCAACGTTCACAATATGATCAACAACCATTATCAGATCCAATACATCCAGATAACCATCACTGTTAACATCGCCTCTCCATGAGACTCGGTTCCTTGCTATTACATTTAATAAATCTCTGGATGGTGTAATGTCAATTGGCAATCCCTGGTAATCGCTGCCTTCCACATGTGTTATCCGGAATGTTGATTTTAAACTATCCTGTAAAGGTTCAAGATCAGCTACTGTGTAATTGACTCTGAAAAGATTATTATAATTACCCGGTGCTAAACCTGCACCTTGATTAATATTGTATAAGAGAACAAATACTTCATCCATCGAAGCACCATTTGGAGTGATCGGTCCTCTTGTAATCGTTGACCTTAAAATCCAGCTTGCATCTGCTACATCAGTACCTTTTTGAATATTCTGGAAAATCAGAATCACATTATCGCTAATTTCTTTATTAACCTGTATCCTAAACTGGAATGCATGCAATGAATCAGTTAAATTTTTCAGTTGCATTATTTCCATATAAGAATTATCCTCCAACTTATAAACCGAATCCAGTTCAAAAATAATTCCTGCATCAGAAACAACATTTGCAGAGAGAGGAATCCTTAATGATGGAAAACCAACAGTACTCAAAGTTAAAGTATCAGCAAAAGTAGTTGGTGTTGCAGGTGCTGAAAATGTAAGCGTGAAAATAAAATTACTGCCTGCTGGAATAAGTACTGTATCTGGCGAAATATTCCAATTCGGTGCATCAGTTATATTTGTGTTTATCAGCAATGGAACTGTACCATTATTAATAACTGTAAATTGCGTATCCACTATACTGCTTGTAATGACATTCACAAGATTTAATAAGTTTAAACTTGATGAGAAAGCTTCTATGCCAATTCCCTGTATTGAATATACCGTCGGTGATCCTGATGCATTGTGTGTGATCGTAAGTGTTCCTGATAACAATCCTGTCACTGTTGGTGTGAATGTTACATCAAATATCTGACTGCCGCCTGCTGTTATCGTTACCGGAAATACATCAGGACTGAATGTGAACTGTGTGGCTGATGAACTTATTCCGCTTATCACTAGATCACTCGTTCCAGGATTACTTATCGTTGCCTGTAATGTTGAACTGCTTCCTAATACTACGTTTCCAAATGACAAACTTACTGGACTGATACTGAATCCTGCTGCTACTCCTGTTCCCTGTACTGAATATACTGTCGGTGATCCTGCTGCGTTGTGTGTGATCGTAAGTGTTCCTGATAACAATCCTGTCACTGTGGGTGTGAATGTTACATCAAATACCTGACTGCCGCCGGCTGTTATCGTTACCGGAAATACATTCGGACTGAATGTGAACTGTGTGGCTGATGAACTTATTCCGCTTATCACTAGATCACTCGTTCCAGGATTACTTATCGTTGTCTGCAGTGTTGAACTGCTTCCTAATACTACGTTTCCAAATGACAAACTTGCAGGACTGATACTAAATCCTGCTGCTACTCCTGTCCCCTGTACTGAATATACTGTCGGTGATCCTGATGCATTGTGTGTGATCGTAAGTGTTCCTGCTAACAATCCTGTCACTGTGGGTGTGAATGTTACATCAAATATCTGACTGCCGCCTGCTGTTATCGTTACAGGAAATACATTCGGACTGAATGTGAACTGTGTGGCTGATGAACTTATTCCGCTTATCACTAGATCACTCGTTCCAGGATTACTTATCGTTGCCTGCAGTGTTGAACTGCTTCCTAATACTACGTTTCCAAAAGATAAACTTGCAGGACTGATACTGAATCCTGCTGCTACTCCTGTCCCCTGTACTGAATATATTGTCGGTGATCCTGCTGCGTTGTGTGTGATCGTAAGTGTTCCTGCTAACAATCCTGTCACTGTGGGTGTGAATGTTACATCAAATATCTGACTGCCGCCTGCTGTTATCGTTACAGGAAATACATTCGGACTGAATGTGAACTGTGTGGCTGATGAACTTATTCCGCTTATCACTAGATCACTCGTTCCAGGATTACTTATCGTTGTCTGCAGTGTTGAACTGCTTCCTAATACTACGTTTCCAAATGACAAACTTACTGGACTGATACTGAATCCTGCTGCTACTCCTGTTCCCTGTACTGAATATACTGTCGGTGATCCTGCTGCGTTGTGTGTGATCGTAAGTGTTCCTGATAACAATCCTGTCACTGTGGGTGTGAATGTTACATCAAATACCTGACTGCCGCCGGCTGTTATCGTTACCGGAAATACATTCGGACTGAATGTGAACTGTGTGGCTGATGAACTTATTCCGCTTATCACTAGATCACTCGTTCCAGGATTACTTATCGTTGCCTGTAATGTTGAACTGCTTCCTAATACTACGTTTCCAAATGACAAACTTGCAGGACTGATACTAAATCCTGCTGCTACTCCTGTCCCCTGTACTGAATATACTGTCGGTGATCCTGATGCATTGTGTGTGATCGTAAGTGTTCCTGCTAACAATCCTGTCACTGTGGGTGTGAATGTTACATCAAATATCTGACTGCCGCCTGCTGTTATCGTATCTGGAAATGTATTTGGTGTAAATATGAACTCTCCGCTTGAACTTGTTATCCCATTTATCACTAGATCACTCGTTCCAGGATTACTTATCGTTGCCTGTAATGTTGAACTGCTTCCCAATACTACGTTTCCAAATGACAAACTTGCAGGACTGATACTAAATCCTGCTGCTACTCCTGTTCCCTGTACTGAATATACTGTCGGTGATCCTGATGCATTGTGTGTGATCGTCAGTGTTCCTGATAACAATCCTGTCACTGTTGGTGTGAATGTTACATCAAATATCTGACTGCCGCCTGCTGTTATCGTATCTGGAAATGTATTTGGTGTAAATATGAACTCTCCGCTTGAACTTGTTATCCCATTTATCACTAGATCACTCGTTCCAGGATTACTTATAGTTGTCTGCAGTGTTGAACTGCTTCCCAATACTACGTTTCCAAATGACAAACTTGCAGGACTGATACTAAATCCTGCTGCTACTCCTGTCCCCTGTACTGAATATACTGTCGGTGATCCTGATGCATTGTGTGTGATCGTAAGTGTTCCTGCTAACAATCCTGTCACTGTGGGTGTGAATGTTACATCAAATATCTGACTGCCGCCTGCTGTTATCGTATCTGGAAATGTATTTGGTGTAAATATGAATTCTCCGTTTGAACTTGTTATCCCATTTATCACAAGATCAATTGTGTCCGGATTACTTATTGTTGTCTGTAATGTTGAACTGCTTCCTAATACTACATTTCCGAAATTCAGACTAGAAGGACTTATGTTAAAGACTTGCCCGAACAAAAATGCATTGTATAGCAGAATTGATGAAAGAATTGTAAATAGTTTAAGCATAACGCACCCTTTTAATTCTTTAGATTATTTATCTAAAAATGGATTATAAAACAACCTCTTTTTATTTAAAAAATTATACCAGTTTTTATAAAGCAAAATTCGAATTATTTCAAATCTGCCCTCAAAGTTCTATATTATCTTGAAATAAGCGTATCAATAGTACACAACATGGAAAGAAACTTTTTGATAAAATAATTATGACTATAAAAAAAATTTTAAAAAGAATTAATTTCTCTAAATAAACTATTCTGAATTGTTTATGTGATTTTACGAAAGAATGTTGATTTTCAATATAAATCCTATGATTTCCCCAATAACTTAATTTATCACATTAATTTCAGATTATCATACATTCTCTTTCAAGATGCGAGTTAAAACCCTACACAACTTTAATAAAAATAATGAAAAAGCCAAGTAATTGTTAATAATTAATTATAAAATATTTACTACAATTATTATGCAGATTTTAATAATAAGCTGATAAACATTGATTTATTTAAGTAAAAGCATCTTTTTTACAGCGACATAATTGTCAGATTTTAGCTCGTAGATATAGATTCCTGAAGCTCTGTCCTTTGCATTCCAGTTGTACTGATATTTTCCGGCTTGCAATGAAGTATTAACCAGTTCTGCTACCTTTTCTCCCAATGCATTGTAGATACTAAGTTTTACATTTGCCATCTCCGGCAACGAGAACTCGATCATCGTGCTTGGGTTGAATGGATTTGGATAGTTCTGTTCAAGTGAATATACTGTTGGTAACAGTTCTCCCGATACCATCAGCTTCTCTATCGTTGATTCACTGATTTCTATTGATTCTCCATCCTTCAGATTTTCATTCAGCTTCTTGCCGCTCTCATCCATCAACCTGATATCCATTCCTTCTACTCTTACTGTTAATGGATATACTACTCCGCTCATCTCAATCGTCTTCACTGAGCTGCTCAGGTCTTCGGCTATTCTTCCACTCGTGTATCTGAAGTCATACATTCCTGTTGGTGGTGCTGGTGGTAATTCATACTGACTTAAGTCAACCTGTCCATTTACTGCATACAGTGTGTAGCTCACTCCTGCTGCATCTGTTATCACTATTCTTCCCCAGTTCTCAGGGAAGTATTCTACTGGTTTGCTTTCCTTTGACATTGTCTCTGGTATGATTATCTGTCCTGCATCTGTCAACTTTATCCAGTAACCAAATCCTGGATCAAGTGTCGTTGCTACAGAATATCCACCTGAATATTTGTAGATCGGACCACTCTGTAGTCCTGGTGGATTTGTTGATACGTTCGCTGCTGTTACAATCAATTCATAGCCACCGATCATATTCCAGCCTGACAATGCTGTTAGTGCTGTGTGAGTTACTATATTTAATCCACCTGTTGGCCATTCATCTCCTGTGTTGTAAGTCTGAGCTCCGTTATTCTTCATCCAGTATCCTATTCCAGGTGTTGCTGTGGTTACTGTTTGATAACCAGCATTATATTTATAAACTTCTCCAACTCTTCCGGGCCACCAATTTGCTACTCCCATTCCATTCGGATTTGTTCCCGGTACTGATACCATATTCCAGCCGTCGCCAAGGTTAACTGAGAGTTGGAAAGTAGCTGCAGGTGGTGGAAAATAATTGATTGCATCAAATGCATTAAGAATTCCCCAGCCATATAAATTATCCGGATTATTATTTTTCGATGCAGTGTTTCTCATTGCATCCCTTACCTGCATTGGTGTAAGATTTGGATTGACGCATAAAATTAGTGCTGCAACTCCGGCTGAAAGCGGACAACTGAATGAAGTTCCACTAGCAGTAGTGTATGAGTTATTACTGTAAGGTGAGGCAACTACATTACCCGAACCTAAAGCCATAATATCTGGTTTAATTCTTCCATCCACAGTAGGTCCAACACTACTAAAAGATGATCTGCTGCCCGATGAATTTACTGCTCCAGCAGCGATTACACTGTCACCATCAGCTGGTGCACCAAGTGTATTGTGTGAAGAGTTATATCCTTCATTACCAGCAGAATTAACTACAACAATTCCAATGAAAGCTGCATAATCAGCTCCATTTGTTATAACCGTTGTATTTCCATCCATATCCATCCAGGAATAACTTGAGTACGGTGGATCAAAATCAATGTATCCAAGTGATGTTGAAGTAACATCAACTCCAATGCTGTCAGCCCATTCCATAGCTGCAATCCAATTATCCTCCTCGATGGGTGTTTCACTGTCAGTGTTTTCAGTTTTTGCTAGAATGTACGCAGCATTGAAAGCCGGACCTATCAAATTACCTGGTGCAAAACCACCGATATCAGAAAGTGTCATTGTTCCATGAGATCCTTCTCCCATATCATTTTCATCGCCTACATTAGGATCATTATTCACAAAATCCCATGCAGCTATTATATCCATAGAATTAAATACTTCGTGACTCAGACGGTTAAATCCTGCATCCATCACACATATAGTAACTCCCTGCCCAGTGTATCCCGAATCGTGAACAGACGGCACATTTATTTGTTGAAGCTGTGCATAAGAGCTGCCATAATCATAGCTGTGAACACCGTCTAGTTGCAGCAATTCATCATTATTCAGTAACGAAGTATTTTCATTATCAAGTTGCTTTTCACTTTTTAATTTATATACGATATCTAATTTTTTCACAAAGGGTAGTGATGCAATTTCTTCTAATTGATATTTGTTTGCGTTACCGCTGACTGCATTCAACCATTTTGAGGGCCACTTAATTTTAAAACCTGTCGATCTAACTTGATTGATATAATCACGATTCAAAGGTATATCCTTGTAGGTTAGTAAACTAGTTTTATCAAAAACTTTTGCTCTTCTGTTCAATGATTTTTGACTTACAACTATTTCCGGATTGCTTAAATAGAAATTAACGTCCTGTCCCTTGTCATTGAAATAAATCCAGACGAGTGTTTCATGATTTGCAGGAGTTTCACTCAATTTTATTTCAAGTGCTTTGGAGAATTTATTGATTTGCGCTTGTGTGATTGTAAAAGATAAAAGGTATGACAACAAAACCATTACTATCAATTTATACATACGAAAGTTCCATTCTTTGTTTTAGGTAATTAAGAAAATATAATTATTATTCTGATAAGTAGCCTTTTAATTAATATGCCGCTACAATCAATAAATCCGATCTCATAGATAGAGAATTTTATCTTATCAACAACATCTTCTTCACTGATACAAAATTATCCGTTCTCAGCTCATAGATATACATTCCTGTTGCTATCCCGCTTTGCGTGACATTCCAGTTGTATTGATATTTTCCGGCTTGCAATGAAGTATTAACCAGTTCTGCTACCTTTTCTCCCAATGCATTGTAGATACTTAGTTTTACATTTGCCATCTCCGGCAATGAGAACTCGATCATCGTGCTTGGGTTGAATGGATTCGGATAGTTCTGTTCAAGTGAATATACTGTTGGTACCAATTGGCTCGATACCATCAGCTTCTGGATCGTTGCATCACTGATTACTATTTCTTCGCCTGATTTAAGGTTTTGATTTAGTGTCTTTCCTGTCTGATCCATCAACCTGATATCCATTCCTTCTACTCTTACTGTCAATGGATATACTACTCCGCTCATCTCGATTGTCTTTACTGAACTGCTCAGGTCTTCGGCTATTCTTCCACTCGAGTATCTGAAGTCATACATTCCTGCTGGTGGTGCTGGTGGTAATTCATACTGACTTAAGTCAACCTGTCCATTTACTGCATACAGTGTGTAGCTCACTCCTGCTGCATCTGTTATCACTATTCTTCCCCAATTCTCAGGGAAGTATTCTACTGGTTTGCTGTCTTTAGCAAATGACTCAGGTATTATTATCTGTCCTGCGCCTGTCAACTTTATCCAGTAACCAAATCCTGGATCTATTGTTGCTGCAGCTGAGTATCCACCTGCATATTTGTAGATCGGACCACTCTGTAATCCCGGTGGATTTGTTGATACGTTCGCTGCTGTTACAATCAATTCATATCCACCGATCATATTCCAGCCGATAGCTCCTGTTAATGGTGTGTGTGCAACTACTTGCAATCCGCCTGCTGGCCATTCATCTCCTGTATTATAAGTCTGAGCTCCGTTATTTTTCATCCAGTAGCCTACTCCAGGTGTTGCTGTGGTTATTGTTTGATAGCCAGCATTATATTTATAAACGTCTCCAACTCTACCTGGCCACCAATTTGCTACTCCCATTCCATCAGGATTTGTTCCCGGTACTGATACCATATTCCAGCCATCGGATACATTCACGTTCAATTGAAATGTCTGAACTTCTCCATCAAAATGAAGAACATACAATCCAGTTGACATATCAGACACAATAATATTCCCTGATGGTAAATATGGATAAACACCCCAGGCACCATCATAATCCGAATTATTATTTGCGGGATATGTATCATACTGACCGGCAATTTGAGGATTTGTTGGATTAGAAATATCAAGAACTAAATAGCCTGATGTATAATAAGAAACGTGAGCAAAGTTTCCTTTAATATAAAGATTATGAATTACTGAATTATTATTGAGCCCCCAGCTTGGTATAATTAAATCCCATGAAGTTCTATCTTGTAAATCCCAAACAGTCATATCACGAACATTGAATTCTTCAGTTGCAAAAAAATATCTTTTATTTTCTGTCATCCATCCACTGTGTGCATAAATTCCCGGAAGCGTTTGGCTTGCACTAATAAATTGCGGATTAGATTTATTTGTTACATTAATGAGATGGTACTGTTGTGAACTACCACAAGATGCAATTACTGTATCATTCCAGATATAAATATCGTGGATATAACCGCTTGCGGTGTAGTAAGCCGTTTGAACGGGATTAACCGGATCAGCCAAATTTAAAATTCTCAAACCACCAATTCCATCTCCGCCAACAGTGTAACAATAACCATTATCAATTAAAAGATCATGGCAATCATTAAAATAGGTATTCAAGGTGTTCACAAGAATTGCTGTATCAGGCAATGGAGCCAGATCAATAATTTGCAATCCGTTTCCGGTAGCGTCTGTTGCAACATAAGCATAATGACTCCAAACTTTTAATTCTCTCCATAATGATTGAGGTGCAGGGATAAAGGCACACTCCACAGGATTTGATGGGTCAGCCAGACTTATAATTGAGGTTCCTGTTCCAACACCAAGCAAAGCATACTCGGTTCCGTTTGGAGCAACGTAACCCCAGATATTCGCATAGCCGGCTGCCGGATGTGGATTCAGATTGCTCAGAAATGTTACATTATTTTGCGCAGAAATGATAATGCTGAACGTGATAAAAAAAAGAAAAAATAGCCTCATGATATTTACCATATTTAGTTATTAATAATCACTTGCATACCCCCGGTTAAATTTTTTAATTAAAATTATTTAACAAGAATCATCTTTTTCATTGATACAAACTTCTCTGTTCTTAACTCATAGAAATAAATTCCGCTTGCAGAGCTGCCTGCATTCCACTGATAACTGTATCTTCCTGAATCTAAATTACTATTCACAAGCTCAGTTATTTTTTGACCAAGTGTATTATAAATGCTCAATGTAACATTTGCAGCTTCTGGTAATGCAAACTTAATTGTTGTACTTGGATTAAAAGGATTCGGATAATTCTGTTCAAGATTATATGAGGTTGGAACATCTTGTTGTTTTATAATTTTTAAAAGTGAAATCTCTTTATTAGTTATAAATATTTCAGAGCCATCATTTATTGCATGAGTATTAACTTCAATCCCATTCACAATTTCTAAAAGAACATATTCTCCATTAAAGTTCAGATTGGTTATCGAAACACTTAAAGGGTATTCTTCCGCCTGCAATTGAATGATGACTTCATCATTTTCAGTTAAGCGATAATCATCCTTAAGTCTTGCATCAAAACTTCCCTGAGGTGGAACCGGAGGCAAACTGAAACTTTCAATAGAAATATTATCATTAAGATTACCATTAAAATATAATTCCTGAGAGTTTCCGATTGCATCGCTAATCTTAATCTCAGAAAAGTTATTAAATATTTCTTTTGATACAAATAATTCTTCGTTCTGTTTAGCAACTGAAGTTGAACAACTGATCGTAATTGTTCCTGCTGAATTTGTTTTTAACCAGTATGCTTTTGTTCCATCAATTGAATTTACGTTTGTATAAGAGCCTGAATAACTATACAAAGTTCCCGGAATAATTATTCCTCCCGGATCTATTACAGTACTCAATAAAACATTACAATTTGGACCACCAATTAAATTCCAACCACTGCTTAATGAGATGACACTCTCGGTTATATCAGATCCAAAAATATTAACTAATTCCGAAGCTGGAAACTTCAACCAATAACCAACGTGATTTTGAAACGAAGTAGTTGAATAATATGATCCTGCATATCCAAAAAGTGTTCCTGGAACAGCATTTGGGAATAAAGTCAGATAATTATTATCCGCAACACTTAACGGAAGGCTAATCATGTTCCATCCGGGAGACACATTATACTTTGAATTAATCTGAAAATTATATTTTATCAGAAGCTGACCTAAACCCAAAGCATCTGAATAAGAATTTCTGGTACGCATATTTATATTAACAAGATTGCCATATATTGGATCGACAAGATGAAAAAATCCCCCAGCAGGAAGTTGTGCAGGATTCCAGCTAAATATTGCCGGACTGCATCCCGTTGCGGGTGTATAAAGAGTCTGCCAAATTCTTTCATTTGAGATATTAGTTGCACGGATATCAGTAAACCAATGCTCACCACAACTAACAAATCTTCCATCAAACGCACCAGCCGGAGGTGGAGGAGGTGCAGAAACATCTAAACCCGGATCATAACAATCTGATGCACCCGGGGCAGTACCAAAAAATAACGAAACGGTATTAGAACAGTTATCACTCACTTGAAAATTTACAATGAAATCAGTTAATGTGGTGGTAGTTGCATTTGCTGTTAATCCTGGCGAATAACTAATCCCAGAATTTGAAAAAGCTTTATAGTAGTATGTTGTTGCCTGTGTAAGCCCTGTATGACTAACCGGAGAGACTGTTCCATTGTATAATAAAATACCACCGGCGAAAGCACTACCAACCGGCGGTGGTGAACCTGATGGTGTTAAAAAATTACCATCATAATTCCATACAATAACCACATTGTTACCGCTTCCATTTGTAGTAAAGGAGAGATCAATTTGTGAGAAGTTAATGGCTGTTGCAGTAAAAGAACCGGGATCGTTAACTATAGGATTATTCACAATAGTAAAATTGGTATTTGAAATATCAAAAAAGATATTACCAACTGCTTCAACTTT is from Ignavibacteriota bacterium and encodes:
- a CDS encoding T9SS type A sorting domain-containing protein; this translates as MSNSFRVVLFMSLALFVMNETSYTQNSQSSEDLKSNNNKIDLQNISSPSGLAINELHMVSDSGRSGYPISISYSINNTDQFVGFQFDIILPSVLSFVEDSVWLFRKTNHIIIANQINPRTLRIFAYSPTNQPFSGNDGEIVRILFNLNGTSATYNVGLSNVVVSNSSGVNILTGVYPGFVKIISPDISGLTTIDFGEVSVLDTLSYDYQLSNTGNDTLFITEFSSSEIFFWNETLIPQILLPGDNRLFKLKFHNIHKGQHTSVFTVRSNDPDEDPFFINVSASSFAPNYMIVQNAEAFVGDTVTLKINVNNYEPFINFQLDLDFPDSLTFVPNSAVLTNRKQDHLVFEALLAPNKLRLFTFTQNLLPFYGDTGTVVTMNFVAGNDTGIFPLHLSNAILSDSNSQNLIRGTIDGQIHVKPVPTFQLSVTLANGWNMVSIPGKHPLNQNIDTWWAFRDNSAYVYKYVAGYQTVVNLLPGTGYFLKQAGTRTYNTGDEWPSNGIQVTRHYPIPASQGWNLFGGYELIVATSSITTNPPGLQTGTIFKYSGGYHFATTLEPGFGYWIKLTSAGYIILPEEATKAIKEIDPFPEDWGRIVLTDAAGVSYTLYAVNGQVDLSQYELPPAPMNGMFDIRYSSGRIAEDLSNSVKTIEMSGVVYPLTVRVEGMDIRLMDESGKKLNENLKDGESIEISESTVEKLMVSGELLPTVYSLEQNYPNPFNPSTMIEFSLPEMANVKLSIYNALGEKVTELVNTSLQAGKYQYNWNVPQSGIATGIYIYELRTDKFIAVKKMVLIK
- a CDS encoding choice-of-anchor D domain-containing protein, which translates into the protein MLKLFTILSSILLYNAFLFGQVFNISPSSLNFGNVVLGSSSTLQTTISNPDTIDLVINGITSSNGEFIFTPNTFPDTITAGGSQIFDVTFTPTVTGLLAGTLTITHNASGSPTVYSVQGTGVAAGFSISPASLSFGNVVLGSSSTLQTTISNPGTSDLVINGITSSSGEFIFTPNTFPDTITAGGSQIFDVTFTPTVTGLLSGTLTITHNASGSPTVYSVQGTGVAAGFSISPASLSFGNVVLGSSSTLQATISNPGTSDLVINGITSSSGEFIFTPNTFPDTITAGGSQIFDVTFTPTVTGLLAGTLTITHNASGSPTVYSVQGTGVAAGFSISPASLSFGNVVLGSSSTLQATISNPGTSDLVISGISSSATQFTFSPNVFPVTITAGGSQVFDVTFTPTVTGLLSGTLTITHNAAGSPTVYSVQGTGVAAGFSISPVSLSFGNVVLGSSSTLQTTISNPGTSDLVISGISSSATQFTFSPNVFPVTITAGGSQIFDVTFTPTVTGLLAGTLTITHNAAGSPTIYSVQGTGVAAGFSISPASLSFGNVVLGSSSTLQATISNPGTSDLVISGISSSATQFTFSPNVFPVTITAGGSQIFDVTFTPTVTGLLAGTLTITHNASGSPTVYSVQGTGVAAGFSISPASLSFGNVVLGSSSTLQTTISNPGTSDLVISGISSSATQFTFSPNVFPVTITAGGSQVFDVTFTPTVTGLLSGTLTITHNAAGSPTVYSVQGTGVAAGFSISPVSLSFGNVVLGSSSTLQATISNPGTSDLVISGISSSATQFTFSPDVFPVTITAGGSQIFDVTFTPTVTGLLSGTLTITHNASGSPTVYSIQGIGIEAFSSSLNLLNLVNVITSSIVDTQFTVINNGTVPLLINTNITDAPNWNISPDTVLIPAGSNFIFTLTFSAPATPTTFADTLTLSTVGFPSLRIPLSANVVSDAGIIFELDSVYKLEDNSYMEIMQLKNLTDSLHAFQFRIQVNKEISDNVILIFQNIQKGTDVADASWILRSTITRGPITPNGASMDEVFVLLYNINQGAGLAPGNYNNLFRVNYTVADLEPLQDSLKSTFRITHVEGSDYQGLPIDITPSRDLLNVIARNRVSWRGDVNSDGYLDVLDLIMVVDHIVNVDSLNATEFFRADIAPWLPGHAVPEPDGIVNVQELSLIQNIILTGHYPDGTPIGPVAKANYSKYNGDEDAKITLHISKKGIESSINSTIGIRGVQLELSNVESNPGSMIINTDLGRGFFFYVEENKILRTLLYDPLGEKYIEQGEHFLAEMPFTLDKPENVTIEKIVVVDVNREKLEKIQVEIIYSNQVDLPENYALFQNYPNPFNPGTVIEFTLPEDVSNAKLSIYNALGEKVAELVNTSLQAGYHSYYWNAKDFATGMYIYELRTDKFVSVKKMVLVK